One Gloeobacter morelensis MG652769 DNA window includes the following coding sequences:
- the ribBA gene encoding bifunctional 3,4-dihydroxy-2-butanone-4-phosphate synthase/GTP cyclohydrolase II — MATGFHSVPEILDELRAGRAVVVVDDENRENEGDLICAAQFASPEMINFMATHARGLICLAMTAERLDQLQLPLMVSENTDRNQTAFTVSIDAGPHLGVSTGISAADRAKTIQAAIDARTRAGDLTRPGHIFPIRAREGGVLKRAGHTEAAVDLARMAGLYPAGVICEIQNPDGSMSRLPELLQYARTFNLKIVTIAEIIAYRLQNERFIKRETVAMLPTAFGKFEIFAYRDTLDGKEHVALVRRPPAGSGLFDGAPPFAGSEEPVLVRVHSECLTGDTFGSLRCDCRQQLQAALKMIDHHGQGVVVYLRQEGRGIGLINKLKAYALQDMGLDTVEANERLGFAADLRSYGVGAQILNDLGVHRMKLITNNPRKIAGLSGYNLAVVDRVPLIIEETDYNSTYLNTKAQKLGHLLPGVRLLTLGVLWRQTTMQPYDPERSNQVELLRELFGQQDLLIQEERRPVASAVFGPDAVVVHIGLPAAGQNPNAWYTDPTSACRRTILAALEELVQNNPPQVLQFLVSSGADPLNHLSERLQHREEDLASLPDTIKGPLSPETVYIFKAPAA; from the coding sequence CTGATTTGCCTGGCGATGACCGCCGAGCGGCTCGACCAGTTGCAGTTGCCGCTGATGGTGAGCGAAAACACCGACCGCAACCAGACGGCTTTTACCGTGAGCATCGACGCCGGTCCCCACCTGGGGGTGAGCACCGGCATCTCCGCCGCCGACCGGGCCAAGACCATCCAGGCGGCCATCGACGCGCGTACCCGTGCAGGCGACCTGACCCGCCCCGGCCACATCTTTCCGATCCGCGCCCGCGAGGGAGGCGTGCTGAAGCGCGCCGGTCACACCGAGGCGGCGGTCGACCTGGCGCGCATGGCGGGGCTGTATCCGGCCGGCGTGATCTGCGAAATCCAGAACCCCGACGGTTCGATGTCGCGCCTGCCGGAACTGCTCCAGTACGCCCGCACCTTCAACCTCAAGATTGTCACCATCGCCGAAATTATCGCCTACCGGCTGCAGAACGAACGCTTCATCAAGCGCGAGACGGTGGCGATGCTGCCTACCGCCTTCGGCAAATTCGAGATTTTTGCCTACCGCGACACCCTCGACGGCAAGGAACACGTCGCCCTGGTGCGTCGCCCACCCGCGGGGTCGGGTCTTTTTGACGGAGCGCCGCCTTTTGCCGGCAGCGAGGAGCCGGTGCTGGTGCGCGTCCACTCCGAATGCCTGACCGGCGATACCTTCGGCTCGCTGCGCTGCGACTGCCGCCAGCAGTTGCAGGCCGCCCTCAAGATGATCGACCACCACGGCCAGGGTGTGGTCGTCTATCTGCGCCAGGAGGGCCGCGGCATCGGCCTTATCAACAAGCTCAAAGCTTACGCCTTACAAGATATGGGCCTCGACACGGTCGAAGCGAACGAGCGGCTGGGGTTTGCCGCCGACCTGCGCAGCTATGGCGTCGGTGCCCAGATCCTCAACGACCTGGGGGTGCACCGCATGAAGCTGATTACCAACAACCCGCGCAAGATCGCGGGCCTGAGCGGCTACAACCTCGCAGTGGTCGACCGCGTACCCCTCATCATCGAAGAGACCGACTACAATTCCACCTACCTCAACACCAAAGCCCAGAAGCTCGGGCACCTGCTGCCGGGGGTGCGGCTTTTGACGCTGGGGGTGCTCTGGCGTCAGACGACCATGCAGCCCTACGACCCGGAGCGCTCCAATCAGGTCGAACTGCTGCGCGAACTATTTGGCCAGCAGGATCTGCTCATCCAGGAGGAGCGCCGCCCGGTGGCAAGCGCCGTCTTCGGGCCGGACGCCGTCGTGGTGCACATCGGGCTCCCCGCCGCAGGCCAGAACCCCAACGCTTGGTATACCGACCCGACCAGTGCTTGCCGCCGGACGATCTTGGCCGCTTTGGAGGAACTTGTGCAGAACAACCCACCGCAAGTGCTGCAATTTTTGGTCAGCTCCGGGGCCGATCCGCTCAATCACCTCAGCGAACGCCTCCAGCACCGCGAAGAAGATCTAGCATCCCTGCCGGATACCATCAAAGGACCGCTCTCCCCCGAGACGGTCTACATCTTCAAAGCCCCCGCCGCCTGA
- a CDS encoding cyclin-dependent kinase inhibitor 3 family protein — MVDLEVYPPARTSDTDPIRVDFLPTGALGLAGRTGMCFAPGKHCLGKFALWRRDLEKDLDRLRRHYGSHWLVTLVQAHELVELKIPDLLERARAWGLTSRWFPVRDYGIPTSIASTLMLVEDILIANGQGKTVVIHCKGGLGRTGLVAACCLVARGYSYSEAFGIIRRSRPGSIETAEQEAFVHKFARAYAELTGFGALPRLHPPLYPAADAR, encoded by the coding sequence ATGGTCGATCTAGAGGTTTATCCTCCGGCACGCACTTCCGACACCGACCCGATTCGCGTCGATTTTTTGCCGACGGGTGCCCTGGGGCTTGCCGGCCGCACCGGGATGTGTTTTGCTCCCGGTAAGCACTGTCTGGGCAAGTTCGCCCTCTGGCGGCGGGATCTTGAAAAGGATCTCGACCGCCTGCGCAGACATTACGGCTCCCACTGGCTGGTAACGCTGGTACAGGCACACGAACTGGTCGAGTTGAAGATTCCTGATTTGCTGGAGCGGGCACGGGCCTGGGGACTGACCAGCCGTTGGTTTCCGGTGCGCGACTACGGCATTCCGACTTCGATTGCGAGCACATTGATGCTCGTCGAAGACATCCTGATAGCCAACGGCCAGGGCAAAACCGTGGTCATCCACTGCAAAGGCGGCCTTGGGCGCACAGGACTGGTGGCCGCCTGCTGCCTGGTGGCGCGCGGTTACAGCTACAGCGAAGCCTTTGGGATCATTCGGCGCTCGCGCCCGGGCAGCATCGAGACCGCCGAGCAAGAAGCCTTCGTGCACAAGTTTGCACGCGCCTACGCCGAGTTGACGGGTTTCGGCGCGTTGCCCCGCCTGCACCCTCCCCTGTACCCCGCCGCGGACGCGCGGTGA
- a CDS encoding flavin monoamine oxidase family protein yields the protein MARFPLAGRLRRWFHNQIDSRPQRRLGRRELLVATALTAAGWGGVAARTAAARVVVVGAGCAGLVCAYRLQQAGIEARVIEAAERVGGRMFSLRGHFADGQLAELGGEFVDTRHRPLRRLVHELGLTLIDLAAEEEGLEAEVYLFDQKPISAASAQSALGSIMPVIRRDLAQLGGWPITCVRPRQAVALDRLSVRDWLDARAITGLARQLLAYSCVGEFGLEPERLSALNVLSLFGMTDEEADERYRIAQGSDSVPRAIAARLRRPITFGCTLEALRAHTDGSYRLVVHQNGGVQEIQADRVVLALPFTMLRRVDLQVDLPPRKRRAIAELGYGTNAKLIAGFQRRLWREQKHTGLTLGDSYLLSWEASTGQPGSAGLLTNYLGGEAGAALLAKPLTARAEMFVEHLDRIFVGLAGQYTGKAARYGWPQAPFIQASYSCYLPGQYTEIAGCEAEAVGGIHFAGEHTSLSSQGYMNGACESGERAAREVLTALR from the coding sequence ATGGCCCGTTTTCCTTTAGCCGGTCGGCTGCGCCGATGGTTCCACAACCAAATCGACAGCCGACCGCAGCGGCGGTTGGGGCGGCGGGAGTTGCTTGTTGCCACTGCTCTGACCGCTGCAGGCTGGGGGGGGGTTGCGGCCCGGACGGCCGCGGCGCGCGTGGTCGTAGTCGGAGCGGGCTGCGCCGGGTTGGTGTGCGCCTATCGGTTGCAGCAGGCAGGCATCGAGGCGCGGGTGATCGAGGCGGCAGAGCGGGTCGGCGGGCGCATGTTCAGCCTGCGGGGACATTTTGCGGACGGGCAACTAGCCGAGTTGGGGGGGGAGTTCGTTGATACCCGCCACCGGCCGCTGCGTCGGCTGGTCCATGAGCTGGGCCTGACGCTGATTGACCTGGCTGCTGAGGAGGAAGGGCTTGAGGCGGAAGTGTATTTGTTCGATCAAAAGCCCATCTCGGCGGCCTCGGCGCAAAGCGCCCTCGGGTCGATCATGCCGGTCATCCGCCGCGATCTGGCGCAGTTGGGAGGCTGGCCGATTACCTGCGTGCGTCCCCGGCAGGCGGTGGCCCTCGATAGGCTCAGCGTCCGCGATTGGTTGGATGCACGGGCTATTACCGGCCTGGCGCGCCAGTTGCTGGCCTACTCGTGCGTGGGCGAATTTGGGCTTGAACCGGAGCGGCTGAGTGCCTTGAACGTGCTTTCGCTCTTTGGGATGACAGACGAGGAAGCGGATGAGCGTTACCGCATCGCCCAGGGAAGCGACAGTGTGCCGCGGGCCATCGCCGCGCGCCTGCGCAGGCCCATTACCTTCGGGTGCACCCTTGAGGCCCTCCGCGCCCACACCGACGGCAGCTACCGTCTGGTCGTTCACCAAAACGGGGGGGTGCAGGAAATACAGGCAGACCGGGTGGTGCTGGCGTTGCCCTTCACAATGCTGCGCAGAGTCGATCTGCAGGTGGATTTGCCCCCCCGCAAGCGCCGGGCGATTGCCGAACTGGGCTACGGCACCAACGCCAAGCTCATCGCCGGTTTTCAGCGGCGCCTGTGGCGCGAGCAAAAACACACCGGCCTGACGCTGGGCGACAGCTATTTGCTCAGCTGGGAAGCGAGCACCGGCCAGCCGGGCAGCGCGGGACTGCTGACCAACTACTTGGGGGGAGAAGCGGGCGCGGCATTGCTAGCAAAGCCCCTCACTGCTCGGGCCGAGATGTTCGTAGAACATCTCGATCGGATCTTTGTCGGCCTGGCCGGGCAGTACACCGGCAAAGCCGCCCGCTACGGCTGGCCCCAGGCCCCGTTCATCCAGGCCAGCTACAGCTGCTACCTGCCAGGCCAGTACACCGAAATTGCCGGTTGCGAGGCGGAGGCGGTAGGCGGTATCCACTTTGCCGGGGAGCACACCAGCCTCAGCTCCCAAGGCTACATGAACGGCGCCTGCGAGTCCGGCGAACGGGCTGCCCGCGAAGTGCTCACGGCACTTCGGTAG
- a CDS encoding histidine phosphatase family protein: MLSALLTAALLARTGDAQTTVPPKDKALIFSLQKGGYVLFWRHPKTDPTQADTDTLNLDNTKAQRQLTAEGRSQAKATGESMRALSIPIGKVISSKYSRATEAAQLAGFANAELSLDVSEPQNVPPLEARRRATELRKLLATKPAAGTNTLIVGHRPNLQDAVGKELADVAEGEIVVFEPAGGLDFKPVARIPFESWAQWSAKK; this comes from the coding sequence ATGCTCAGCGCTCTGCTGACCGCGGCTCTCCTTGCGCGCACCGGCGACGCACAGACGACCGTGCCGCCAAAGGATAAAGCTCTTATTTTCTCGCTGCAAAAAGGCGGATACGTCCTATTCTGGCGCCATCCGAAGACCGATCCTACCCAGGCCGATACCGACACCTTGAATCTGGATAACACCAAAGCCCAACGCCAATTGACCGCAGAGGGCCGCTCCCAGGCCAAGGCGACCGGTGAATCGATGCGGGCACTGTCGATTCCGATTGGAAAAGTGATCTCCAGTAAATACAGCCGCGCCACAGAAGCGGCCCAACTTGCCGGTTTTGCCAATGCGGAGCTGTCACTGGACGTCTCGGAGCCTCAAAATGTACCACCCTTGGAAGCCCGCCGCCGGGCAACCGAACTGCGCAAACTGCTTGCAACCAAGCCCGCTGCGGGTACCAACACGCTGATTGTTGGGCACCGTCCCAACCTGCAGGATGCCGTCGGTAAAGAACTTGCCGATGTGGCCGAAGGCGAGATCGTCGTGTTCGAACCCGCCGGCGGACTAGACTTCAAGCCCGTCGCCCGCATCCCGTTCGAATCCTGGGCGCAATGGAGTGCGAAGAAATAA
- a CDS encoding tyrosine-type recombinase/integrase: protein MKINRHGQARVLSEKEVQAVLKKGFIDAKYQALFQAMLYTGCRVSEACSLRTADVYELDESGSVRTVGKKSRPRYVVQEVITFRRASTKGGISTRSIPVHPALRACLESFPPGGVYVFESTSPGTAMLRRTVDYAFRAAFKTCRIQGASTHSLRRTAITRLHASGVGLRTIQRISGHRSLAALQRYIEVSDEQVSAAIQLL from the coding sequence TTGAAAATCAACCGCCACGGCCAGGCCCGGGTGCTCTCCGAAAAAGAAGTGCAGGCTGTCCTCAAAAAAGGGTTCATCGACGCCAAGTACCAGGCCCTGTTTCAGGCGATGCTCTACACCGGCTGCCGGGTCAGTGAAGCCTGTTCGCTGCGCACCGCCGATGTCTACGAACTCGATGAATCCGGGTCGGTGCGCACCGTCGGCAAAAAAAGCCGCCCGCGCTACGTCGTGCAGGAGGTGATCACCTTTCGCCGCGCGAGCACCAAAGGCGGTATCTCGACGCGCTCGATTCCGGTGCATCCGGCTCTGCGCGCCTGTTTGGAGAGCTTCCCGCCCGGGGGGGTCTACGTTTTTGAGAGCACCTCCCCGGGTACTGCAATGCTGCGCCGCACGGTCGATTATGCTTTTCGCGCCGCTTTTAAGACCTGCCGTATTCAGGGAGCGAGTACCCACAGCCTCAGGCGCACCGCCATTACCCGCCTGCACGCAAGCGGCGTCGGCCTGCGTACCATCCAGCGCATCTCCGGCCACCGCTCCCTCGCCGCCCTGCAGCGCTATATCGAAGTGAGCGACGAGCAGGTCTCGGCGGCCATTCAGCTGTTGTAG
- a CDS encoding DUF6010 family protein → MFAPKNACAERESFFSALLFYRSPNLPQAKEKPSMNATPELGIAEWIAPIAVAMVFIAACSLIREPARRNFSAIVLAGAGAAYLNGGLGLWEFAFCSLITFLAYRGLADYRYIGIGWVLHTVWDVLHHFYGNPIVPFVPTSSAGCAICDLVLAGWYFLGAPSVYSVFVNKEDPTG, encoded by the coding sequence TTGTTCGCCCCCAAAAACGCCTGCGCTGAGAGGGAAAGCTTTTTCTCGGCTTTGCTGTTTTACCGCTCACCAAATTTGCCCCAGGCAAAGGAAAAACCATCGATGAACGCCACACCAGAACTTGGCATTGCGGAGTGGATCGCTCCGATTGCGGTTGCAATGGTATTCATTGCGGCCTGTTCACTCATCCGGGAACCTGCTCGCCGCAACTTTAGCGCCATCGTGCTCGCCGGGGCCGGGGCTGCTTATCTGAACGGCGGATTGGGTTTATGGGAGTTCGCTTTTTGCTCGCTGATCACCTTCCTCGCTTATCGCGGTCTGGCCGATTACCGCTATATCGGCATTGGCTGGGTTTTGCATACGGTTTGGGACGTACTCCATCACTTTTATGGAAACCCGATCGTTCCTTTTGTTCCGACTTCGTCCGCCGGCTGTGCGATCTGCGATCTGGTGCTTGCGGGGTGGTATTTTCTCGGTGCTCCGTCGGTCTACTCGGTGTTTGTAAATAAAGAAGACCCGACGGGATGA
- a CDS encoding TetR/AcrR family transcriptional regulator, whose amino-acid sequence MTTRERILQSGLDLLSESGLAGVTLGVLAQQAGVSKSGLFAHFHSKEELQIALLDRMAEVSAAQVIQPALRAAEGLPRLKALVEHWLGWTTKAGLRGGCPVAAATFELDDAEGEVRAKVVAMEAYWRNLLTNLVRRSVELGHLDSKLDIEQFVWELCGIYLSHHASSRLLRDNRADYRALTAFDALVSRSLPAKRFAVVRPQKRLR is encoded by the coding sequence ATGACTACCAGAGAACGTATTCTCCAAAGCGGCCTCGATCTCCTGAGCGAATCGGGCTTAGCCGGCGTAACCCTGGGGGTTCTGGCGCAACAGGCAGGCGTATCGAAGAGCGGCTTATTTGCGCACTTTCACTCCAAAGAAGAGCTGCAAATTGCCCTGCTGGACCGCATGGCCGAGGTATCGGCAGCCCAGGTGATCCAGCCGGCACTGCGGGCGGCCGAAGGTTTGCCCCGGTTGAAGGCGCTTGTCGAGCACTGGCTTGGGTGGACGACCAAGGCAGGTTTGCGGGGGGGGTGTCCGGTGGCGGCGGCCACTTTTGAATTGGACGACGCAGAGGGTGAGGTTCGCGCCAAGGTCGTGGCCATGGAAGCATACTGGCGAAATTTGCTGACGAACCTCGTTCGCAGGTCGGTGGAACTTGGACATCTCGATTCCAAGCTCGATATCGAGCAGTTTGTCTGGGAACTTTGCGGGATCTATCTGAGCCATCACGCCTCCTCGCGGCTTCTGCGCGACAACCGTGCCGACTACCGGGCACTGACGGCCTTCGATGCGCTGGTAAGTCGCTCGCTTCCCGCGAAGCGATTTGCCGTTGTTCGCCCCCAAAAACGCCTGCGCTGA
- a CDS encoding FG-GAP repeat domain-containing protein — protein sequence MQKKDSLAYRLLRRHGWPALAASVLLAAPAAAQVELAAPRTFEGEPPALAVAVGDIDKDGDPDVVTGNFTSDSISVLKNDGTGNLGAPANFGAGESVTAIALGDLDGDGDLDVVASNTFLSYAVSVLKNNGTGGFSAPVAFAVGDEPDSVALGDFDKDGDLDIVSASYLDDTVTVLKNNGSGGFGSRVDLGVGSNPIVVKVGDVDNDGDLDIVTANSFSETVSVLKNNGNGSFAIALSFVAGIDGNNPYSLALGDIDNDGDLDIITGNFIGLFGVPDDPQVLVLKNTGGGNFAAPASTLTNEISPDSLAVGDVDKDGDLDVVATSYDGIALVLKNTGTGVLAVPVALIAAEGPRAVTLADLDRDNDLDIVTANSDFSVDEFDGSSVSVIKNTGSGSFLSLATFETDYGPRAVAAGDIDGDGDRDLVVANISEDTVTVLKNTGAGAFTPAGNFVVGTDPRAIALGDVDGDGDLDAVTANSTSYDASILKNDGTGAFGAPANVPTGDEANGVALGDLDKDGDLDAVVSAEDEDIVSVLINTGGNFVRQANFRTGDGPQAVALGDIDKDGDLDAVTANYDNVSVLKNSGTGSFADPINFSSGGDSIALGDVDQDGDLDMVFSSEFFADISVFKNNGSGGFTLFGYFEVRDKPYALALGDMDKDGDLDAITSSDYSDSISVLLNNGSGGFGAAINFAGGEEPYSVAIADLNGDGRQDVATANRFNDTAAVLLNITNRSGDFTGDGQSDILWRNTATGQNTVWQMSSTTFLRSLAVNPVSDPNWQIAGANDFNADGKIDILWRNQATGANSLWQMNGATFLSSVTLPAVGDLAWRIGGTGDFNGDNKPDILWRNTTTGTNTVWQMNGTSYVASLAISPVSDRNWQIVGVGDFSLDGRADILWRNTAGGQNSLWRMNGTAFIASVALPAVGDLNWQIGGVGDYNSDGKVDILWRNQATGQNVVWIMNGTSFVASVSLTSVSDPNWKLSGPR from the coding sequence ATGCAGAAAAAGGATTCGCTAGCCTATCGTTTGCTGCGGCGGCACGGATGGCCGGCACTGGCCGCTTCGGTGCTGTTGGCTGCTCCGGCGGCGGCCCAGGTGGAACTGGCTGCTCCGCGCACTTTTGAAGGTGAACCACCGGCCCTGGCGGTGGCGGTGGGCGATATCGACAAAGACGGCGATCCGGATGTGGTCACCGGCAACTTCACTTCCGACAGCATCTCGGTGCTCAAAAACGACGGCACCGGCAACCTGGGTGCACCTGCCAACTTTGGCGCAGGCGAATCGGTCACGGCGATCGCCCTGGGCGATCTCGACGGCGACGGCGATCTCGACGTCGTGGCCAGCAACACGTTTCTTTCTTATGCTGTCTCGGTTCTGAAAAATAATGGCACCGGCGGTTTTAGCGCTCCGGTGGCGTTTGCGGTAGGGGACGAACCGGACTCGGTGGCCCTGGGCGATTTCGACAAGGACGGCGATCTGGATATTGTGAGTGCCAGTTATCTCGACGACACGGTCACCGTACTCAAAAACAACGGCAGCGGCGGCTTTGGTTCGCGGGTGGATCTGGGGGTAGGCAGCAATCCGATCGTCGTGAAAGTGGGGGATGTCGATAACGACGGCGACCTCGATATTGTCACAGCCAATTCATTTTCTGAAACTGTCTCAGTACTCAAAAACAACGGCAACGGCAGCTTTGCCATTGCCCTCAGCTTCGTAGCAGGAATCGACGGTAACAATCCGTATTCTCTGGCTTTAGGCGACATCGACAACGACGGCGATCTCGATATCATTACCGGCAATTTTATTGGTCTATTCGGTGTGCCGGACGATCCGCAGGTGCTGGTGCTCAAGAACACCGGCGGCGGCAATTTTGCAGCGCCTGCATCGACGCTGACCAACGAGATATCTCCCGACTCCCTGGCTGTGGGGGATGTCGATAAAGACGGCGATCTCGATGTGGTGGCCACCAGTTATGACGGCATTGCCCTGGTGCTCAAAAATACCGGCACCGGCGTGCTTGCCGTACCGGTAGCCCTGATAGCAGCAGAAGGTCCCCGGGCGGTGACCCTGGCGGATCTCGACCGGGATAACGACCTCGATATCGTCACAGCCAACTCCGATTTCAGCGTGGACGAGTTCGACGGCAGCAGCGTCTCGGTGATCAAAAACACCGGTTCCGGCAGTTTTTTGAGCCTGGCGACCTTTGAGACCGATTACGGCCCGCGCGCGGTGGCAGCCGGGGATATCGACGGCGACGGCGATCGCGACCTGGTCGTGGCCAATATCAGCGAGGATACCGTCACGGTGCTCAAGAACACAGGCGCCGGTGCTTTCACCCCTGCCGGCAACTTCGTAGTCGGCACCGATCCGAGGGCAATCGCTCTAGGGGATGTGGACGGCGACGGCGATCTCGACGCGGTGACCGCCAACAGCACTTCCTACGACGCCTCGATCCTCAAAAACGACGGCACCGGAGCGTTCGGGGCTCCCGCCAACGTCCCGACGGGTGACGAAGCAAACGGCGTGGCTCTAGGGGATCTGGATAAAGACGGAGATCTCGACGCTGTAGTCTCTGCAGAAGACGAAGATATCGTTTCTGTACTGATCAATACTGGTGGTAATTTCGTGCGGCAAGCCAACTTTAGAACTGGCGACGGACCGCAGGCGGTTGCCCTGGGCGATATCGACAAGGATGGGGATCTCGATGCGGTCACCGCCAACTACGACAATGTCAGCGTGCTCAAAAATTCCGGCACCGGCAGCTTCGCCGATCCTATCAACTTTAGCAGCGGGGGGGATTCCATTGCCCTGGGCGATGTCGATCAAGACGGCGATCTCGATATGGTCTTTAGCAGCGAATTTTTTGCTGATATTTCGGTATTTAAAAACAACGGCAGTGGCGGATTTACACTGTTTGGTTACTTCGAGGTCCGAGATAAACCCTACGCTCTGGCTTTGGGGGATATGGATAAAGACGGCGATCTCGATGCGATTACCAGCAGCGACTATTCCGACAGCATTTCGGTACTTTTGAACAATGGCAGCGGCGGTTTTGGGGCAGCGATCAATTTTGCTGGCGGTGAGGAGCCGTACTCGGTGGCGATTGCAGATCTCAACGGCGATGGTCGGCAAGATGTAGCAACCGCCAACCGCTTTAACGATACCGCCGCCGTTCTACTCAACATTACCAACCGTTCAGGAGATTTTACCGGCGACGGCCAATCGGACATCCTCTGGCGAAACACGGCCACCGGTCAAAATACCGTCTGGCAGATGAGCAGCACCACCTTCCTGCGCTCACTGGCGGTCAATCCCGTCTCCGACCCCAACTGGCAGATTGCCGGGGCAAACGACTTTAACGCCGACGGCAAAATCGACATTCTCTGGCGCAATCAAGCCACCGGCGCCAACTCCCTGTGGCAGATGAACGGAGCTACCTTCCTCAGTTCCGTTACTCTTCCTGCCGTCGGGGATCTCGCCTGGCGCATCGGCGGCACAGGCGACTTTAACGGCGACAACAAACCGGACATTCTCTGGAGAAACACTACCACCGGCACCAACACCGTCTGGCAGATGAACGGGACGAGCTATGTCGCTTCTTTGGCGATTAGCCCGGTATCCGATCGCAACTGGCAGATTGTCGGAGTGGGGGATTTTAGTCTGGACGGTAGAGCGGATATCCTCTGGAGAAACACGGCCGGGGGTCAAAACAGCCTCTGGCGGATGAACGGCACAGCTTTTATCGCTTCGGTGGCCCTGCCGGCTGTGGGCGATTTGAACTGGCAAATCGGCGGGGTGGGCGATTACAACAGCGACGGCAAGGTAGATATTCTCTGGCGCAATCAGGCGACCGGTCAAAATGTGGTTTGGATCATGAACGGGACGAGTTTTGTCGCTTCGGTATCGCTGACATCGGTCAGTGACCCCAACTGGAAACTCAGCGGGCCGCGCTAA